The segment TTTGCTTACGCATTTTCGCTTCAGCATAATAACCGTTCGCTATGTAAATGACAGCCAGCAGCGATAAAAACAGGAGAAAGGGCAAAAAGCGCATCGTCTCCTCGCGCGAGAGAAAATTTCCGCTAACGACACTTTGAAATGATTTGACTACCTTTTTTGCTTCCATGCCTCACCTAAATCGCTCTCCAAAAGGAGAGGGACTTTTTGATTTTGTTATTACTTTATATTTTTTCCTTTACTTCCACTTTTTCTGCTATTCTCAATTTTGCGCTTCGTGCCCTGGTATTTTCTTCCATTTCCACTTCGTCCGGTATTATTGGTTTTCTTGTTATCAGTTTAAAGGGAGATAAAGAGTTTCCGTAAAAATCTTTTTCCGCGTCGCCTTCAAATTTTCCGCTCCTCATAAAATTTTTCACCAACCTGTCTTCCAGTGAGTGGTAGGCTATCACTACCAATCGTCCGCCCGGCTTCAACACTTCAACACTTTGGCTCAGCAGTTCTTTCAGCGCATCCAGCTCTTTGTTCACTTCTATCCTCAGGGCCTGAAAAAGCTGCGCGTGGTATTGATTCTCTTTGCCTCGCCTTACAAACTCATTCGCTATTTCTTTCAGGTCATTCACTGTTTCAATGGCTTTTGATTTACGCTTTGTACAAATGGTGCGGGCCAATCTGCCTGCATTCTCCAATTCCCCGTACTCTGAAAAAATTCTGCGGAGCTGATCCTCCTCGTAGGTATTTATAACTTCCCTGGCAGTTAACCGCAGGTGCTGATCCATCCGCATGTCGAGCTTAGCGTCGAAGCGGGTTGAAAAGCCCCGGGCCGCTTCATCAAACTGGTGCGATGAAACACCTAAATCGGCGAGGATACCATCAACAGGAAGCGCATTGTACAGGCGGAGATAATTTTTCAGAAACCTGAAATTCTGCTTCACCAGTATCAACCGCTCATCTTCCGGTTTGTTCCTGATCGCCTCCTCGTCCTGGTCAAACGCGATCAGCTTACCTGTTGTGAGGTGCGTCAGGATCTCTCTTGCATGACCTCCTCCTCCAAACGTCACATCGGCGTAAATTCCTTCGGGGTTAATGTTCAATCCTTCAATACAGTCTTGTAAAAGAACGGGGGTATGAAAATTATTTTTTGTCATTCGGATCGGTTGAGCCTGTTCCACCCATCACATCCTCGGCTAGCTTATCAAAGTCGGCGCTGTTCTCTTTAATGAATTTCTCATAAGCGCGCTTATCCCACAACTCAATACGATCCGTCGCCGCGGCCAATACCACATCTTTTTTAATTCCGGAAAACTGCACCAGATCTTTTGGTATCAGCATACGTGAGTTGTCATCGAGCTCCAGTGATTTCACACCGTAGTTGAACATGCGGATAAACTCTACATTCTTCTTCACAAAGCGATTCAGCTTGTTTACATCTTTCACCATTTCGTTCCAGGTACCGATGGGATACAGCTCCAGCGATTTACTGAAAATGCTGCGCTTGATAACGAAGCCCTGACTCAGCACTTCCGCAAGCTGCTTCTTGAACGCGGCGGGAAGCATTACGCGTCCCTTTGCGTCTGCGCTGCATTCATAAACACCAAACAGGCTGATCATGGCTTTTTTTCTTGCGTGTAAAACTACACAAAAAAATCCCACATTTTACCACTTTATCCCACTTTTGTTGAAAACTTTTTCACCAATGCCGGAAATGTGATCGAAAAAGATCGTTGTTTTGGAAAATAATTTTTACTTAAATCGCACGACTGATTTAGTATTCAGCAATTTTTTTATTTTCGATGTGCCGGTTATTTTTGTGTCACAAAGCGCGGTGGGAGAATTGTGGAAAAGACTGCAGTTCTTATACCGAGCGAACAAGGATGTCAATGTTCGGTATATACGGTTCTAAGTCAATTAGGCGGATGAAATATCCTTAAATTGACTAAAAACCGGTAAAACAAAAAAAAAGCTTAACGTTGCACCATGAGTGAGGAGAAAAAAATACCGCAGATCGACCTGGAGAATATTATCAGGAGTAAAAATCCAAAACTCCTGAAAGTATTACCCGGCTTTGTATTGCGCTATATCAAAAAGATCATTCACCAAAATGATGTAAATGAATTTTTACGGCTTCATCACCATGAATACGGACTGGATTTCGTAAAGGCCGTTATAAATGAGTTCGGAGTTAAAGTATCGAGTACGGGCCGGCAAAACATACCCAAAACAGGAGGCATTGTCATCGCGTCCAATCACCCGCTGGGCGGACTGGATGCGCTGCCGCTGATGGATGAATTAAGCAAAGTGCGTTCCGACATGAAGTTTCTGGTGAATGACGTATTGATGAACCTTGAAAATCTCGGCCCCCTGTTCGTCCCGGTCAATAAGCACGGGAGGAACGCCCTTGAGAACACACAACGTATCACACAAACCTATGGATCTGACAACTGTACACTCATCTTCCCGGCGGGCCTGGTATCACGTAAACAAAACGGAGTAATAAAGGACCTGGACTGGCACAAAAGCTTTATAACACAAGCCGTGAAACATCAACGCAATATCATTCCTGTTTTTATTGATGCCTGTAATTCAAATTTCTTTTACAACCTTGCACTTTGGAGGAAACGCCTTGGCATTAAAGCTAATATTGAGATGTTTTACCTGGTAAATGAAATGTATAAACAAAAAAACAAATCAATAAACATTATATTTGGAGAAGCCATCCCATATACCCTGTTCACTAAAGAACATTCGGACAGGCATTGGGCACGTTGGGTAAAGGATCGTGTTTACAAACTTAAGCTGTAGTTTAGATTTATTGAAACCCGATCAGCATTATGTGAGCTAGGTGAAATGCTACCAAAACTCCAAAGCACTAAATCCCACAAAAAGGATTTAAATAAATTTACAGTG is part of the Bacteroidota bacterium genome and harbors:
- the rsmH gene encoding 16S rRNA (cytosine(1402)-N(4))-methyltransferase RsmH; its protein translation is MTKNNFHTPVLLQDCIEGLNINPEGIYADVTFGGGGHAREILTHLTTGKLIAFDQDEEAIRNKPEDERLILVKQNFRFLKNYLRLYNALPVDGILADLGVSSHQFDEAARGFSTRFDAKLDMRMDQHLRLTAREVINTYEEDQLRRIFSEYGELENAGRLARTICTKRKSKAIETVNDLKEIANEFVRRGKENQYHAQLFQALRIEVNKELDALKELLSQSVEVLKPGGRLVVIAYHSLEDRLVKNFMRSGKFEGDAEKDFYGNSLSPFKLITRKPIIPDEVEMEENTRARSAKLRIAEKVEVKEKI
- a CDS encoding division/cell wall cluster transcriptional repressor MraZ — protein: MISLFGVYECSADAKGRVMLPAAFKKQLAEVLSQGFVIKRSIFSKSLELYPIGTWNEMVKDVNKLNRFVKKNVEFIRMFNYGVKSLELDDNSRMLIPKDLVQFSGIKKDVVLAAATDRIELWDKRAYEKFIKENSADFDKLAEDVMGGTGSTDPNDKK
- a CDS encoding 1-acyl-sn-glycerol-3-phosphate acyltransferase, whose product is MSEEKKIPQIDLENIIRSKNPKLLKVLPGFVLRYIKKIIHQNDVNEFLRLHHHEYGLDFVKAVINEFGVKVSSTGRQNIPKTGGIVIASNHPLGGLDALPLMDELSKVRSDMKFLVNDVLMNLENLGPLFVPVNKHGRNALENTQRITQTYGSDNCTLIFPAGLVSRKQNGVIKDLDWHKSFITQAVKHQRNIIPVFIDACNSNFFYNLALWRKRLGIKANIEMFYLVNEMYKQKNKSINIIFGEAIPYTLFTKEHSDRHWARWVKDRVYKLKL